One Mesomycoplasma molare genomic window carries:
- the rplX gene encoding 50S ribosomal protein L24 produces the protein MKIRKNDEVIVISGSNKGKIGQVLEVYPKTQKVIVKDVNKKTKHNKPSQTKNEGSIEVKEFPIHVSKVALLVKKATKDKPAQYSKIGYKLINGKKVRVVKKTGKTI, from the coding sequence ATGAAAATTAGAAAAAATGATGAAGTAATAGTTATTTCAGGTTCAAATAAAGGTAAAATAGGACAAGTATTAGAAGTTTATCCAAAAACACAAAAAGTAATAGTAAAAGATGTTAATAAAAAGACAAAACATAATAAACCTTCTCAAACAAAAAACGAAGGATCAATAGAAGTTAAAGAATTCCCAATACATGTTTCTAAAGTAGCTTTATTAGTTAAAAAAGCAACAAAAGATAAACCAGCACAATATTCAAAAATTGGTTATAAATTAATAAACGGAAAAAAAGTGCGTGTTGTCAAAAAAACAGGAAAAACAATATAG
- the rpsH gene encoding 30S ribosomal protein S8: protein MAIITDPIADMIVRIKNAFMRKHKIVEIPHSNKKHKILEIIKREGYIQNFEVSGEGVNKKLVVELKYKGTTSAITGIKRISKPGLKVYSSVNDLPKVLSGYGTVIISTSKGLLTDKEARKENVGGEIVAYIW, encoded by the coding sequence ATGGCTATAATTACTGATCCAATTGCAGATATGATTGTAAGAATCAAAAATGCATTTATGAGAAAACATAAAATAGTTGAAATCCCACATTCTAATAAAAAACATAAAATTTTAGAAATCATCAAAAGAGAAGGGTACATTCAAAACTTTGAAGTTTCAGGTGAAGGTGTTAATAAGAAACTTGTTGTAGAGTTAAAATATAAAGGAACAACAAGTGCAATTACTGGAATTAAAAGAATATCAAAACCAGGTTTAAAAGTTTATTCTTCAGTTAATGATTTACCTAAAGTATTATCAGGTTACGGTACAGTTATTATTTCTACATCAAAAGGTCTTTTAACAGATAAAGAAGCTAGAAAGGAAAATGTTGGTGGCGAAATCGTTGCTTACATTTGATAA
- the rplE gene encoding 50S ribosomal protein L5 produces MTLKEKYEKEIKKNLQEKFNYKSVMQLPKIEKIVLNMTAGKEVTNSKAIEEVMNEMTLISGQKPYQTVAKKSLASWKLREGMPMGAKVTLRREKMWDFLSKLINVAIPRIRDFRGVNPKAFDGRGNYSLGIKEEIIFPEISFDKIRKIKGLDVIIVTTANTDKEARFLLEQLGMPFGKADK; encoded by the coding sequence ATGACATTAAAAGAAAAATATGAAAAAGAAATAAAAAAGAATTTACAAGAAAAATTCAACTATAAGTCAGTGATGCAATTACCAAAAATTGAAAAAATTGTTTTAAATATGACAGCTGGTAAAGAAGTTACTAATTCTAAAGCTATAGAAGAAGTTATGAATGAAATGACATTAATTTCAGGACAAAAACCATATCAAACAGTTGCAAAAAAATCATTAGCTTCATGAAAATTACGTGAAGGTATGCCTATGGGTGCTAAAGTAACATTAAGAAGAGAAAAAATGTGAGACTTTTTAAGTAAACTTATAAATGTTGCTATACCTAGAATTAGAGATTTTAGAGGAGTTAATCCTAAAGCTTTTGATGGAAGAGGAAATTATTCTTTAGGGATAAAAGAAGAAATTATTTTCCCAGAAATTAGTTTTGATAAAATTAGAAAAATTAAGGGATTAGATGTAATTATTGTTACAACTGCAAATACAGACAAAGAAGCAAGGTTTTTATTAGAACAATTAGGAATGCCTTTTGGTAAGGCAGATAAATAG
- a CDS encoding type Z 30S ribosomal protein S14: protein MAKTSLKVKAKKHKKFKVREYTRCELCGRPHAVLRKFKICRICFRKLAHEGKIPGIKKASW from the coding sequence ATGGCAAAGACATCATTAAAAGTAAAAGCAAAAAAACATAAAAAATTTAAAGTTAGAGAATATACTAGATGTGAATTATGTGGTCGTCCACACGCTGTTTTAAGAAAATTTAAAATTTGTCGTATTTGTTTTAGAAAATTAGCACATGAAGGAAAAATTCCTGGTATTAAGAAAGCGAGTTGATAA